The Streptomyces achromogenes genome window below encodes:
- a CDS encoding response regulator, with protein MIRVLLVDDQPLIRSGFRALLDLEDDIEVVAEAADGREGLALVKEQLPDVALIDIQMPVMNGIEATRLIAADPTLADVHVVMLTNYGMDEYVFDALRAGAAGFLVKDILPEDFLHAVRVAARGDALLAPAITRKLIDRYVSQPPPGRTGSGLEALTSRERESVALAAHGLSNDEVADRLVISPATAKTHINRAMAKLHVRDRAQLVVLAYEAGLVTPRSS; from the coding sequence GTGATCCGGGTCCTGCTGGTCGATGACCAGCCGCTCATCCGCAGTGGTTTCCGCGCGCTGCTCGACCTCGAGGACGACATCGAGGTGGTGGCCGAGGCCGCCGACGGCCGGGAGGGCCTCGCCCTCGTCAAGGAGCAACTGCCCGACGTCGCTCTCATCGACATCCAGATGCCCGTCATGAACGGCATCGAAGCGACCCGACTCATCGCCGCGGACCCGACCCTGGCCGACGTGCACGTCGTCATGCTGACCAACTACGGCATGGACGAGTACGTCTTCGACGCGCTGCGCGCCGGCGCCGCCGGCTTCCTGGTCAAGGACATCCTGCCGGAGGACTTCCTGCACGCCGTCCGTGTCGCCGCCCGCGGCGACGCCCTGCTCGCGCCCGCCATCACCCGCAAGCTCATCGACCGATACGTCTCCCAGCCGCCGCCCGGACGTACCGGCAGCGGGCTGGAGGCTCTGACCAGCCGCGAACGCGAGTCGGTCGCCCTGGCCGCACACGGTCTGTCCAACGACGAGGTCGCCGACCGACTGGTCATCAGCCCGGCGACCGCCAAGACCCACATCAACCGGGCCATGGCAAAGCTCCACGTCCGAGACCGCGCTCAGCTGGTGGTCCTCGCCTACGAAGCCGGCCTGGTGACGCCGCGCAGCTCCTGA
- a CDS encoding spore-associated protein, with protein sequence MRFTHSMLGAAALAALSLGATTALAAPASAAPNTTPQKVCGSAYKTVNSAPVGSLGTVYLTYNAANGKNCVTTIRSTPGAALDMSAWIYIPATDQSDGDYGRYTSYAGPAYIYGKGQCVDWGGYIKNVYVQVSGSNCGSLREHRVTYTR encoded by the coding sequence ATGCGCTTCACTCACTCCATGCTGGGCGCCGCGGCGCTGGCGGCTCTGTCGCTGGGCGCCACGACCGCTCTGGCGGCACCCGCGTCCGCCGCACCCAACACCACACCCCAGAAGGTGTGCGGCAGCGCCTACAAGACCGTGAACTCCGCGCCCGTCGGCTCGCTGGGCACCGTCTACCTGACGTACAACGCGGCCAACGGCAAGAACTGCGTCACGACCATCCGCAGCACCCCCGGCGCCGCCCTGGACATGTCCGCGTGGATCTACATCCCCGCCACCGACCAGAGCGACGGTGACTACGGGAGGTACACCTCCTACGCGGGTCCGGCGTACATCTACGGCAAGGGCCAGTGCGTCGACTGGGGCGGCTACATCAAGAACGTGTACGTCCAGGTGTCCGGCTCCAACTGCGGCTCCCTGCGGGAGCACCGGGTCACCTACACCCGCTGA
- a CDS encoding DUF3253 domain-containing protein has protein sequence MTDIARQTSRRLERAILELLERRGPTATICPSDAARAVYEGDDDGWRALMEPARRAARRLVTAGEVEITQAGRPVEPAEARGPIRIRRTR, from the coding sequence ATGACGGACATCGCACGGCAGACGAGCCGCCGTCTGGAGCGGGCGATCCTCGAGCTGCTGGAGCGACGCGGCCCGACGGCCACCATCTGCCCCTCCGACGCCGCACGGGCGGTGTACGAAGGGGACGACGACGGCTGGCGCGCGCTCATGGAACCGGCCCGTCGTGCCGCCCGGCGGCTGGTCACGGCCGGCGAGGTGGAGATCACCCAGGCCGGCCGTCCCGTCGAGCCGGCCGAGGCCAGGGGTCCCATCCGCATCCGGCGCACCCGCTGA
- a CDS encoding AfsR/SARP family transcriptional regulator, whose protein sequence is MNLYLLGPLELRIAGSVVDVGQPRRRAVLAALAADAGRPVPVHTLVDRVWDTAAPDGARSVLYSHISRLRRLLDSAQPTAGGAGAEPSPAPLRIRRTAGGYVLEADEHAVDLLRFRSLVVRGREPHLSDTHRAHLLEEALRLWRGVPLSGLPGVWAERTRTAWTQERVEAALAWARTLLRQEKPEEVPAVLQPLLAEHPLCEPLAVAVVRSLAAGGRAAEAAHTYTVIRRQLRTELGVAPGPELQAVYEETLRHAGRVEPSGTATAPPAVSTPLPAPGAAPAPIPAQLPMGVSHFSGREEQLAELTRCLIGEDGPSGPAAGESGAAVVVSAVSGTAGVGKTALVVRWAHQVRHAFPDGQLYVDLRGYDPDEPLSAAQALAGFLTALGVPGQDIPPRLDDRAARYRTAVDGRRLLVLLDNAASAAQVRPLLPGSPACKVVVTSRDSLSSLVSVHGAHRVVLDVLSPHEAHTLLRALLGPRVDTDHAAATALAEQCGSLPLALRVAAELVLSRPREPLAHLVEELRDHRRRLDVLDSGDGDPRAAVRAVFSWSYDRLPEPEARLFRLLGLHPGPDVDTHSAAALAGETVERTRRSLDVLSRAHLVHRSGPGRHGMHDLLRAYAADLTSRHDGAAERDAALTRLLDHCLGASAAAMDVLYPAERHLRPVVEAPGSALPPLRTADECRAWLRAAQHTLVALCSRTEEPGPSRHTVRLATTLHRHYERSGHFADALTVHTHALRAARAVGDVAGEVDVLVCVGAVHRRLGDYESAHRHHADALTLCRRVGYRAGEARHLTNVGVLHELQGRYQDAADHHEQAVELFRAVGDVHGEADVLNNLGIVQELLEDYQASIERYQQALALYRQTGHTVGEASALGNLGIVLARLGDHAAAAARFEQTLALFRRLGHTGGEAHALSNLGDALCHQGEYEKAAEHQRQALGHFRRTGEPYGEAGALNGLGEALHGAGRYTEALDAHASALEVARGIGEQEEQARAHIGAALVRQGGGERAQAVDHLRQALSLYTALGSPRAEEARKMLLSVTAG, encoded by the coding sequence ATGAACCTGTACCTGCTCGGACCCCTGGAACTGCGCATCGCGGGGAGTGTGGTCGACGTCGGGCAGCCGCGGCGGCGGGCGGTCCTCGCGGCGCTGGCCGCCGACGCCGGACGGCCCGTGCCGGTGCACACGTTGGTGGACCGGGTCTGGGACACCGCCGCGCCCGACGGTGCCCGTTCCGTCCTCTACTCGCACATCAGCCGACTGCGCCGGCTCCTCGACAGCGCGCAGCCCACGGCAGGCGGCGCCGGCGCGGAGCCGTCCCCGGCGCCGCTTCGCATCCGCCGCACCGCCGGTGGTTATGTTCTGGAAGCGGACGAGCACGCCGTCGACCTGCTCCGCTTCCGCTCGCTCGTCGTGCGGGGACGCGAGCCGCACCTGTCCGACACACACCGGGCACACCTCCTGGAGGAGGCACTGCGGCTGTGGCGCGGTGTGCCGTTGTCCGGACTGCCCGGCGTGTGGGCGGAGCGCACACGGACCGCCTGGACCCAGGAGCGCGTGGAGGCCGCGCTCGCCTGGGCCCGAACCCTGCTGCGCCAGGAGAAACCCGAGGAAGTCCCCGCCGTCCTGCAGCCGCTGCTGGCGGAGCACCCGCTGTGCGAGCCGCTCGCCGTGGCGGTGGTCCGAAGCCTTGCCGCCGGAGGAAGAGCCGCCGAGGCAGCGCACACGTACACCGTGATCCGCCGACAGCTGCGCACGGAGCTCGGTGTGGCTCCGGGCCCCGAACTGCAGGCGGTGTACGAGGAGACGCTGCGCCACGCCGGACGGGTGGAGCCGTCGGGTACGGCAACCGCCCCTCCCGCCGTCAGCACGCCGCTCCCGGCCCCCGGCGCCGCCCCCGCTCCGATACCGGCACAACTGCCCATGGGTGTCAGCCACTTCAGCGGGCGAGAGGAGCAACTGGCCGAGCTCACCCGGTGCCTGATCGGTGAGGACGGTCCTTCCGGTCCGGCCGCGGGGGAGTCAGGGGCGGCCGTGGTCGTCTCCGCCGTGTCCGGCACCGCGGGCGTCGGCAAGACCGCGCTGGTCGTGCGCTGGGCGCACCAGGTCCGTCATGCCTTCCCCGACGGTCAGCTCTACGTCGATCTCCGAGGCTACGATCCCGACGAGCCGCTCTCCGCCGCTCAGGCCCTCGCCGGGTTCCTCACCGCCCTGGGCGTACCCGGCCAGGACATACCGCCGAGGCTCGACGACCGGGCGGCCCGCTACCGCACGGCGGTCGACGGACGGCGTCTGCTCGTCCTCCTCGACAACGCCGCCTCCGCCGCACAGGTGCGTCCGTTGCTGCCCGGCAGCCCGGCCTGCAAGGTGGTCGTCACGAGCCGGGACTCGCTGTCGTCCCTGGTGTCCGTCCACGGCGCGCACCGTGTGGTCCTCGACGTCCTCTCCCCGCACGAGGCGCACACCCTGCTGCGCGCCCTGCTCGGACCGCGCGTCGACACCGACCACGCCGCCGCCACCGCGCTGGCGGAGCAGTGCGGATCACTGCCCCTGGCCCTGCGCGTGGCGGCCGAACTGGTGCTGTCACGCCCCCGGGAACCCCTGGCCCACCTGGTGGAGGAACTACGGGACCACCGTCGGCGTCTGGACGTGCTGGACTCCGGCGACGGAGATCCCCGGGCGGCCGTACGAGCCGTGTTCTCGTGGTCCTACGACCGTCTTCCCGAGCCTGAGGCACGTCTGTTCAGGCTGCTGGGCCTGCATCCGGGGCCCGACGTGGACACCCACTCGGCCGCCGCCCTGGCCGGCGAGACCGTGGAGCGTACGCGGCGGTCCCTGGACGTCCTGTCCCGCGCGCACCTGGTGCACCGCAGCGGTCCCGGCCGCCACGGCATGCACGACCTGCTGCGCGCCTACGCCGCCGACCTCACGAGCCGGCACGACGGGGCGGCGGAGCGCGACGCCGCCCTCACCCGTCTCCTGGACCACTGCCTGGGGGCGTCGGCGGCGGCCATGGACGTGCTGTATCCCGCCGAACGGCATCTGCGGCCCGTCGTCGAGGCGCCCGGCAGCGCTCTGCCGCCGCTGCGCACGGCCGACGAGTGCCGGGCCTGGCTGCGTGCCGCGCAGCACACCCTGGTGGCCCTGTGTTCCAGGACCGAGGAGCCGGGGCCTTCCCGGCACACCGTCCGGCTCGCCACCACGCTCCACCGCCACTACGAGCGTTCGGGGCATTTCGCCGACGCGCTGACCGTGCACACCCATGCCCTACGGGCGGCCCGCGCGGTGGGAGACGTCGCCGGCGAGGTCGACGTCCTGGTGTGCGTCGGCGCGGTCCACCGGCGGCTCGGCGACTACGAGAGCGCCCACCGCCACCACGCGGACGCGCTGACGCTGTGCCGTCGGGTGGGATACCGGGCCGGGGAGGCGCGTCACCTCACCAACGTGGGCGTACTGCACGAGCTGCAGGGCCGGTACCAGGACGCGGCCGACCACCACGAGCAGGCGGTCGAGCTGTTCCGCGCGGTCGGTGACGTCCACGGCGAGGCCGACGTACTGAACAACCTCGGCATCGTCCAGGAGTTGCTCGAGGACTACCAGGCGTCCATCGAGCGGTATCAGCAGGCCCTGGCGCTGTACCGGCAGACGGGTCACACGGTCGGGGAGGCCAGTGCCCTCGGCAACCTCGGGATCGTGCTGGCGCGACTCGGCGACCACGCGGCCGCGGCCGCACGCTTCGAACAGACGCTCGCTCTCTTCCGGCGGCTCGGGCACACGGGCGGAGAGGCCCACGCCCTGTCCAACCTCGGGGACGCGCTGTGTCACCAGGGCGAGTACGAAAAGGCCGCCGAGCACCAGCGGCAGGCCCTCGGCCACTTCCGGCGGACCGGGGAACCCTACGGCGAGGCGGGCGCCCTCAACGGCCTCGGCGAGGCTCTGCACGGCGCCGGACGGTACACCGAGGCCCTGGACGCTCACGCGTCGGCGCTGGAAGTGGCCCGCGGGATCGGCGAGCAGGAGGAGCAGGCCCGCGCACACATCGGCGCGGCGCTCGTCCGGCAGGGCGGTGGGGAGCGGGCGCAGGCCGTCGACCACCTCCGCCAGGCCCTGTCCCTGTACACCGCGCTGGGATCCCCGCGTGCGGAGGAGGCGCGCAAGATGCTGCTGTCGGTGACTGCCGGCTAG
- a CDS encoding DUF3592 domain-containing protein, with the protein MERAWLFSLVPLALGAVFLGIGVYGLRRADALRRTGLTAQGRIVRHDVSRGDEGARYYHPVAAWTTHDGRECEYASRFGRGSRVGAFGVGALVVVRYDADNPRRFAIQGWDATTVDRVFAIVGSLLTAGTLLVLLARLLTL; encoded by the coding sequence ATGGAACGCGCATGGCTCTTCTCCCTCGTCCCGCTCGCGCTCGGCGCGGTCTTTCTCGGCATCGGCGTGTACGGACTCCGGCGCGCCGACGCGCTGCGCCGCACCGGCCTCACCGCTCAGGGCCGGATCGTCCGCCACGACGTCAGTCGGGGCGACGAGGGAGCCCGCTACTACCACCCGGTCGCGGCCTGGACGACCCACGACGGCCGGGAGTGCGAGTACGCGTCCAGGTTCGGACGCGGTTCCCGCGTGGGCGCCTTCGGCGTGGGCGCCCTCGTGGTGGTGCGGTACGACGCCGACAACCCGCGCCGGTTCGCGATCCAGGGCTGGGACGCGACGACGGTCGACCGGGTGTTCGCCATCGTGGGCTCGCTGCTCACGGCCGGTACGTTGCTGGTGCTGCTCGCGCGCCTGCTCACCCTCTGA
- a CDS encoding GNAT family N-acetyltransferase yields MVETEYRRFVASEVDSLVRFLARDTWPFHVSATVSGDEVRAWAAAGVFDSDETRTFWITVRADAVGLIRLMDLGDGTPLFDLRIASEHRGRGMGPRALAWLTRYVFTEFPDAERMEGTTRQDNAAMRRTFEKGGYVKEAHYRDAWPGAGGRRYDAVGYAILRRDWATGTVTPTNWHDEPF; encoded by the coding sequence ATGGTGGAGACCGAGTACCGGCGGTTCGTCGCATCCGAGGTCGACTCTTTGGTGCGCTTCCTGGCGCGAGACACCTGGCCGTTCCACGTCTCGGCCACGGTCAGCGGGGACGAGGTCCGCGCGTGGGCTGCCGCCGGCGTGTTCGACAGTGACGAGACCCGCACCTTCTGGATCACCGTGCGCGCAGACGCCGTCGGCCTGATCAGGCTCATGGACCTCGGCGACGGCACCCCGCTGTTCGACCTCAGGATCGCGTCGGAGCACCGGGGCAGGGGCATGGGCCCCCGGGCTCTCGCCTGGCTCACCCGGTACGTGTTCACCGAGTTTCCCGACGCCGAACGGATGGAGGGGACCACTCGGCAGGACAACGCGGCCATGCGGAGGACGTTCGAGAAGGGCGGCTACGTCAAGGAAGCCCACTATCGCGACGCCTGGCCCGGAGCCGGTGGGCGCCGGTACGACGCGGTCGGGTACGCGATCCTGCGCCGGGACTGGGCAACCGGCACGGTCACGCCGACGAACTGGCACGACGAGCCGTTCTGA
- a CDS encoding endonuclease/exonuclease/phosphatase family protein — MTEIEEARVFGPGMRWLAGAMTVACAVLVGPSAPDALVGGSRPAGAAREVVPHRVMTWNLCNPCEQSNAHRAAEIAAYAPQVIGMQEACAGDVARIRNELARRYGLVYHVAYGSVLQDWGRCGGVPWNPDGYGQALLSAAPMTDRVTVEYPDGGSEDRGYMAVTTSVGGRPVRVFNTHLAERRQESVRADQVGVLAAEVARHDRAIVLGDFNAVPDAPELAPMWALATDTDSWCHPSPADGCRTTTDWHSKFDYVFLRGITALEHHVQPSAYSDHHLLETDLDLGQGVAAAPGARRKR; from the coding sequence ATGACCGAGATCGAGGAGGCGAGGGTGTTCGGACCCGGCATGCGATGGCTCGCGGGCGCCATGACCGTGGCCTGCGCCGTGCTCGTCGGCCCCAGTGCGCCTGACGCCCTCGTCGGCGGCTCACGGCCCGCCGGCGCCGCCCGGGAGGTCGTACCCCACCGGGTCATGACGTGGAACCTCTGCAACCCCTGCGAGCAGAGCAATGCCCACCGGGCCGCGGAGATCGCCGCGTATGCGCCCCAGGTGATCGGGATGCAGGAAGCGTGCGCGGGTGACGTCGCGAGGATCCGCAACGAGCTGGCGAGGCGTTACGGGCTCGTCTACCACGTCGCGTACGGGTCGGTTCTCCAGGACTGGGGCCGCTGCGGGGGAGTGCCGTGGAACCCGGACGGTTACGGCCAGGCGCTGCTCTCGGCGGCGCCGATGACCGACCGGGTCACCGTGGAGTACCCCGACGGCGGTTCCGAGGACCGTGGGTACATGGCGGTCACCACCTCGGTGGGCGGCCGACCCGTCCGGGTCTTCAACACGCACCTCGCCGAACGACGTCAGGAATCGGTCCGGGCGGACCAGGTCGGCGTGCTGGCCGCGGAGGTGGCCCGGCACGACCGCGCGATCGTCCTCGGCGACTTCAACGCCGTGCCGGACGCTCCCGAACTCGCCCCGATGTGGGCACTGGCCACGGACACCGACTCCTGGTGCCACCCCTCGCCCGCGGACGGCTGCCGGACGACCACCGACTGGCACAGCAAGTTCGACTACGTCTTCCTGCGTGGCATCACCGCGCTCGAGCACCACGTGCAGCCCTCCGCGTACTCGGACCACCATCTGCTCGAAACCGACCTGGACCTCGGCCAGGGCGTCGCGGCGGCCCCCGGAGCCCGGAGAAAACGGTGA
- a CDS encoding LysR family transcriptional regulator, whose amino-acid sequence MDLDTVRTFVAAADAGRFQEAAAELAITQQAVSKRIAALERDLGVRLFTRTPRGAGFTIDGQAFLPHARDLLRVAERAVASVRTGSRPLRVDVLTSRSAQSGLMRGFHRAHPDIELDVMMLFDVETAVAALRSGAIDASFRAVAVPGRPLPDDIESVRVLDEPLQLLTGPAHALAGARAVTVAQLTGHRIWMPGIVPGTEWAAYYEDLVAAFGLTIEATGPNFGSDALLDTIADTPALATFMGGQTRLVWPAGHGLRRIPVTDPTPVYPHSLLWHRDNPHPALAILRAHLAATATGHDDAGTWTPDWVVPR is encoded by the coding sequence ATGGACCTCGACACCGTGCGCACCTTCGTCGCCGCAGCCGACGCGGGGCGGTTCCAGGAGGCCGCCGCCGAGCTCGCGATCACCCAGCAGGCCGTCTCCAAGCGCATCGCCGCACTGGAGCGCGATCTCGGCGTGCGACTGTTCACCCGCACCCCGCGGGGCGCCGGGTTCACCATCGACGGACAGGCGTTCCTGCCCCATGCGCGCGACCTGCTGCGCGTCGCCGAGCGAGCGGTCGCCTCCGTGCGCACCGGCAGCCGTCCGCTGCGCGTCGACGTGCTCACCTCCCGCAGCGCACAGTCCGGCCTGATGCGCGGCTTCCACCGCGCACACCCCGACATCGAGCTCGACGTGATGATGCTCTTCGACGTCGAGACGGCGGTCGCCGCCCTGAGGTCCGGCGCCATCGACGCGTCCTTCCGCGCGGTCGCCGTGCCAGGCCGCCCCCTCCCCGACGACATCGAGTCCGTCCGGGTGCTCGACGAGCCGCTCCAGCTCCTCACCGGCCCCGCGCACGCCCTCGCGGGCGCCAGAGCCGTCACCGTCGCCCAGCTCACCGGGCACCGCATCTGGATGCCCGGCATCGTCCCCGGCACCGAGTGGGCCGCCTACTACGAGGACCTCGTCGCCGCGTTCGGCCTCACGATCGAGGCGACCGGCCCCAACTTCGGCTCCGACGCGCTCCTCGACACCATCGCCGACACCCCGGCCCTGGCCACCTTCATGGGCGGGCAGACCCGCCTCGTCTGGCCCGCCGGCCACGGCCTGCGTCGCATCCCGGTGACCGACCCGACACCCGTCTACCCGCACTCGCTCCTGTGGCACCGCGACAACCCGCACCCGGCGCTGGCCATCCTGCGCGCCCACCTCGCCGCCACGGCGACCGGCCACGACGACGCCGGGACCTGGACGCCGGACTGGGTGGTGCCACGGTGA